One part of the Candidatus Latescibacterota bacterium genome encodes these proteins:
- a CDS encoding UvrB/UvrC motif-containing protein: protein MQCQFCQEREATIHFTNVIGTRVEKIHICQDCADEKGFDYLKKSNFEKGDLLAGLMNLAAGVERPGMARKRCSGCDRTYADFRKTGKLGCSQCYEVFRTELDQVLTSIHGDTRHKGKVPERFGQRIDLSRRIHELQKELQMTIEMEQYERAAEIRDEISSMKDSDNGTEQG from the coding sequence ATGCAGTGTCAATTCTGCCAGGAGAGAGAGGCAACGATACATTTTACCAACGTTATCGGTACGAGGGTGGAGAAGATACATATCTGTCAGGACTGTGCGGATGAAAAAGGATTCGACTACCTTAAGAAGAGCAATTTCGAAAAGGGAGACCTGCTCGCAGGTTTGATGAACCTGGCGGCAGGAGTCGAGAGGCCTGGTATGGCCAGAAAACGATGTTCCGGTTGCGACAGGACATATGCCGATTTCAGGAAAACGGGAAAACTCGGATGCTCGCAGTGTTATGAAGTATTCAGGACCGAGCTCGATCAGGTGCTGACCAGTATTCACGGGGATACGAGGCACAAGGGCAAGGTGCCGGAGAGATTTGGTCAGAGGATCGATCTGTCCCGGAGGATCCATGAGCTTCAGAAGGAACTGCAGATGACAATAGAAATGGAACAATACGAAAGAGCCGCCGAGATCAGGGATGAGATAAGTTCTATGAAGGATTCAGATAACGGTACAGAACAAGGATGA
- a CDS encoding ABC transporter ATP-binding protein, whose translation MLEAEGIWKSFKGAKGPIEVLCDLDFSAEEGEVVTILGESGVGKSTLLHVLGTLDKPDRGRIVIKGADPAACNDRELNRIRNLDIGFIFQFHYLLPEFDALENVMMPSFLHGAQRRDIEDRATMLLSEVGLAERTSHRPTELSGGEQQRVAVARALMNEPAIIFADEPTGNLDERNSDLLHRLILDLSRSKNQTFIVVTHKREMLETSDRGLIMKDGRLTGEDIR comes from the coding sequence ATTCTCGAAGCGGAAGGAATATGGAAATCGTTCAAGGGCGCCAAGGGCCCGATCGAAGTACTTTGCGATCTTGATTTCTCCGCGGAAGAGGGTGAAGTCGTCACTATACTCGGAGAATCAGGAGTTGGGAAAAGTACGCTTCTGCATGTCCTGGGAACCCTTGACAAGCCAGACCGTGGCAGGATCGTCATCAAGGGCGCCGATCCGGCCGCATGTAACGATCGGGAGTTGAACAGGATCAGGAACCTCGACATCGGTTTCATCTTTCAATTCCATTACCTTCTGCCTGAATTCGACGCTCTTGAGAATGTCATGATGCCTTCGTTCCTTCACGGGGCACAGAGAAGGGATATTGAAGATAGAGCAACGATGCTTCTTTCCGAGGTCGGCCTGGCTGAAAGGACAAGCCATCGGCCCACGGAACTCTCCGGGGGAGAGCAGCAGAGAGTCGCAGTCGCGAGAGCTTTGATGAACGAGCCAGCAATAATCTTCGCCGACGAACCGACAGGTAACCTCGACGAAAGGAACAGCGACCTTCTGCATCGCCTGATCCTGGACCTGAGCCGTTCAAAGAACCAGACTTTCATAGTCGTTACTCACAAGAGGGAAATGCTCGAAACTTCCGATAGAGGGCTGATAATGAAGGACGGCAGGCTTACAGGAGAGGATATCCGCTGA
- a CDS encoding FtsX-like permease family protein: protein MHYSLVIAMRYLRARKRSGFVSRVTVIAIGGTLVGVTTLIIVLSLMNGFEDELRNRIVEFNTHVLVFTRNPQAWAAIDTVSTRLAEIESVVASSPFIRGESLIYYELVPGVRVKTKGVIVKGVDLDAERAVSAVVDSFVPAISSFETSGFEDGEVVPGIVLGEDLAEDLRISYGEILALVSAPAEMRVGQIKPRTRDFRVIGTFKTGVFEFDSRFAYIDIKEAETFYDYEASTRGLGIRIDDIYKAREIDEKIQESISYAYGTNNWITLNSNLFSYIKVEKILMFLLLALIILIAAFNLVGMLTMVIMEKRSEIGILRSMGASSRGIMSIFMVEGTVIGGVGTILGVILGLVICSLLSMVKLDLPPEVYFINTLPVLIDWVDIATVSIASMVICFIATIYPSWEACNMLPLDAIKYD, encoded by the coding sequence ATGCACTATTCGCTGGTAATCGCCATGAGATATCTTCGCGCGAGGAAACGGAGCGGTTTCGTCTCCCGAGTGACTGTGATAGCGATCGGAGGGACTCTGGTAGGCGTAACGACGCTGATAATAGTCCTGTCTCTCATGAACGGATTTGAAGACGAATTGAGGAACAGGATAGTCGAATTCAATACCCATGTACTGGTCTTCACCAGAAACCCCCAGGCCTGGGCCGCTATTGATACCGTATCGACAAGATTGGCGGAAATCGAGAGTGTAGTTGCCTCCTCACCATTTATAAGGGGAGAGTCACTGATCTACTACGAGCTTGTCCCCGGCGTCAGGGTGAAGACAAAGGGAGTGATAGTAAAGGGTGTGGACCTTGATGCCGAGCGGGCGGTATCGGCGGTCGTAGATTCATTCGTGCCGGCGATATCCTCATTCGAGACATCGGGATTCGAAGATGGAGAAGTTGTTCCCGGAATAGTGCTCGGCGAGGACCTCGCTGAAGACCTCAGAATCTCGTATGGAGAGATATTGGCCCTGGTCAGTGCTCCGGCAGAGATGCGGGTCGGTCAGATCAAGCCGAGGACCAGGGATTTCAGAGTCATCGGCACGTTCAAGACGGGGGTCTTCGAGTTCGATTCGCGGTTTGCCTACATCGACATAAAGGAAGCGGAGACTTTCTACGATTACGAAGCTTCTACAAGAGGCCTGGGGATAAGGATCGATGATATTTACAAGGCTCGGGAGATCGATGAGAAGATACAGGAGAGCATCTCTTACGCCTATGGGACGAACAACTGGATAACATTGAACAGTAATCTCTTCAGTTACATCAAGGTTGAGAAGATACTGATGTTCCTTCTGCTCGCTCTGATAATACTGATCGCGGCGTTCAATCTTGTGGGTATGCTGACGATGGTCATAATGGAAAAACGGAGCGAAATAGGGATCCTCAGGTCGATGGGAGCATCATCGAGGGGGATCATGTCTATATTCATGGTAGAAGGTACAGTGATAGGCGGTGTTGGAACGATTCTCGGAGTAATCCTGGGGCTGGTCATCTGCTCGCTTCTCTCCATGGTGAAACTCGATCTGCCGCCCGAAGTATATTTCATCAACACCCTCCCTGTGCTGATAGACTGGGTCGACATTGCGACAGTCTCGATCGCTTCGATGGTAATATGCTTCATAGCAACGATATATCCCAGTTGGGAAGCGTGTAATATGTTGCCGCTTGACGCTATAAAATACGATTGA